The Hemiscyllium ocellatum isolate sHemOce1 chromosome 20, sHemOce1.pat.X.cur, whole genome shotgun sequence region tacctgcaaacatttgcccccaatcaacatttgaaagttcttgcctaatgccatcaaaattggccctcctccaatttagaacttcaacttttcgatccagtttatctttttccatcactattttaaaaattattagaattatggttgctgcccccaaagtgctcccccactgacacctcagtcacttgccctccCTTATTTTCCACaaagaggtcaagttttgcaccttctctcgtagatACATCCacgtattgaatcagaaaattttgtaCACACttattcctctccacctaaacccttaacactatagcagtcccagtctgtttggaaagttaaaatcccctatcatatccaccctattattcttacagataactgatctccttataaaatttgtttctcagtttcccttcTATTATGTGCTTTATAGTAGAATACAAATacataacttgcctggatgtattcccTGCAATATCCTTTCTAAGTACAGCCGTAATGTTGTCCCTTATCAAAatcacctctcttcctctcctGCCACCGTTTCTATCCTTCcctagcatttgtatcctggaacattaagctgccagtcctgtccatccctgagccacatctctaattgctatgatatcccagtcccttaTTCTTAACCATATCTAGAGTTCATCTGTCTTTCTTGttagccctcttgcattgaaataaatgcagtttaatttagtcagtcctaccttgttctctgctttgttcctgccttccctgattgctccttttcccaactgtaacagtctcagactgatctctttcctcactatctccctgggtccccccctcccaccaccccatTAATTCTTCTGAGCAgctttagcaaatttccctgccagtatattagtgccCTTTCAATTCTTGTGCAATcggtccttcttatacaggtcacttatacctaaaaagagattccaatgatccaaaaatgtactGGTGAAATGGAAAGTTCACATCAGAAATCAGTAGGTTAGTTTTTTTGTCCCCCAAAAAAATTATTTATCAATGTTCTCCCATTTTGTCAAATATCTAAAATGTCCAAAACCAGATTTTTAGTTAGACACTTCAGCTGGTATCAGTTTTGTTGTCCATTATCGCAATCTTCCTGCTTCACTTACAGATTCCAAAAGTGAATGCATCTCCATCATGTACTGGGTCTTTCATGTTTCCAATAATGAATCAGCTGCTGTCACCCATAACTTTCACATGGGCCTGATTAGATAATTTTTAATGATCCTGTTCAGATGTATTGACACCTTTAGAACAGGTATGACTTGAATTTGGATCTTTttgttcagagatagggacactgccactatgCCGCAAGAGTCCTCTGTATGAACTAAGCACACTACCGGAGTTTCGCTGTACCAGTTGCTTCCATGAGCTGGTTCATATGTCAGTTGACTATTAATTGTACTTGGCTAGTTAAGCAGACTGAGAGTAGGGTCTTATTTGGAGGTGCATGATAAGAATTGCTTAAAGACCAGACTGCAGTGTTCTGTTGTTGACTTAAATACCCAAATTCTAAGGAAACTTGGCTTTTAGCTGACTTTTGTGTAAAATGTTTAAGTTTAAAATTTGTCAATCTCACAAGAAATGCAGTTCGTATGTAATAATGAATTCTCTTTAATGCTTTAAATTTTCCTCATGTATAAAGAGTGCACCTATTGCCCAATAATTATGTTACTTGAGGAATTTAAGCATTTTagaactgttttttaaaaatcctcctttttgttgtggttctgttcgccaagctgggaatttgtgttgcagacgtttcgtcccctgtctaggtgacatcctcagtgcttgggagactcttgtgaagcacttctgtgatctttccaccggcatttgtagtggtttgaatctgccgcttttggttgtcagttccagctgtccattgcagtggtcagtatattgggtccagatcgatgtgcttattgattgaatcagtggatgagtgccatgcctctaggaattccctagctgttctctgtttggcttgtcctataatagtagtgttgtcccagtcgaattcatgttgcttgtcatctacgtgtgtggctactaaggatagctggtcgtgtcgtttcgtggctggttggtgttcatggatgcggattgttagctgtcttcctgtttgtcctatgtagtgttttgtgcagtccttgcatgggattttgtacactacgttggttttgctcatgctgggtatcgggtccttcgttctggtgagttgtggTCTgtgagtggctgttggtttgtgtgctgttatgagtcctagtggtcacagtagtctggctgtcagttcagaaatgttcttgatgtatggtagtgtggcttcacaggaggctcccaagcactgaggatgtcacctagacaggggacaaaacgtctgcaacataaattcccagctcggcgaacagaaccacaacaacgagcacccaagctacaaatcttctctcaaactttgaatcCTCCCTTTTATTTACAGTTCTAAAAGAGACCTTGGCAAAGAGAGGCGTTCTAGGCCAACTGAAAGCTAGAATTCGAGCTGAAGTTTTTAGTGCCCTTGATGATCAGAGTGAACCACGGCCACCACTTTCCCATGAAAATCTACTAATTAATGAACTTATCCGTGAATATCTTGAGTTTAATAAATACAAGTACACAGCGTCAGTACTGACAGCAGGTACGTATATTGAGTTGAATGATAAAAGTACAAAAAAGTACTTCTAAATGCAAATAGTGTGCACTAACTTGTATATTAAACTGATCCAATCACAGTTTGCAGCTCGAAAGGCTATAAATTAGCTGACATTTTAAACAGTGCAGTTCATTCTACAGCACTACTTTACTTTTTAGTTTACATTATATTCTATTTCCTGCTGTTGTAAATTAGCATCTCATGCATGTTTAGCCACAAAGTGTCTGATAAGGGTGTTTAATTTTGAGCGAACAAGTAAAATCAAGCTACCTagttgaaataactgcagaggctggtatcccgtcaccaagtcccccttgtGCAGTAGCTAGCCAACTCGGAGtaagtcccctgaactgaggagattctaaaatCTCCTGTTAATATTTGGTCAGCCAGAGCTTTCTTGAtatcaagaaagggaatagggagagatatcagctgaacgcttggctgcaaggatggtgcaggagggagggtttcaggtacttggataattggggctcattctggggaaggtgtgacttatacaaacaggatggtcttcacttgaaccagaagtactaatatcctgggtgggaaatttgctggtgctaatCAGGTGGGtataaactagctcagcagggtgattggaacctgaggtgtagttgcagtgcacaaaAGGATGAGAATAgagaggacagggacaggatttcacggtcacaggaatgtgctggcagacagcgaagtggtttgaagtgtgtctacttcagcgccagaagtatccgaaataaggtaggagagcttgcagcatggataggtacctgggacttcgatgttgatggccatttcggagacatggatggggcagggtgaggaatggatgttacaggttccaggatttacatctttcattaaaaacaggcaaggcggtaaatgagggggaggtgtggccttgttagtcaaagatcatataacagtggctgaaagaacttttgtcAAGGACTCGACTattgaggtagtgtgggctgagcataggaacaggagacgagaggtcacactgcttggagttttttatagacctctacagagttccagggaggtggaagagtggattggcaaaattattctgggtaggagtgaaaggaacagggtgatcattacgggggactttaacttccccaactttgactggaaatgctataactctggtatgtcggatggatcagtttttgtccaatgtgtacaggggggtttcctgacacagtatgacAAAGAACTGACAAGAAGGGAGACCACACTGGCTCTaatgcttggtaatgaaccaggccaggtgtttgatttagttgtaggtgaggaCTTTGGAGAGAgttgaccataattcagttatgtttcatTTCACGatcgaaagggataggtacatgccacaggtcaagagttatcgatggggcaagggcaattataacgtgattaggcaagaattaggatgcataggatggggtagcaaaatgcaggagatgcagacaatggaaatgtggagctggtttaagcaacagatattgcgtgtccttgataggtatgtccctgtcaggcagggaggaagtgataagggaagggaaccgtggtttactacagaaattgcatctcttgttaagtggaagaaggaggcttatgtgttgatgagacaagatggttcagatgaggcgacgGAGAGTTACAGATCGGCCAGGAAGGATTTAACGAGAGAgttaggaagagcaaagagaggacagggagcagtctttagcaaatagaataaaggagaaccctcaggctttctataggtatgtgaggaataaaaggatgactagggtaggaatagagtcagttaaagacagaagtgggaagttgagtatgGACCCtgaggtgctaaacaaacatttctgattggttttcactcaagaaaaggagaacattgtagaggagaaaaatgagatacgaaatattagactagaaagggtcgaagttagttacgaacaggtgttgtCAATtgtagaaggagtgaaagtagacaagtcccctgggctggatgggatttatccgaggattctctgggaagctagggaggagatagcagagcctttggctttgatatttgagtcgtcattgtctacaggtttagtaccagaggactggaggattgcaaatgttgtgcccttgctcaagaagggcagtagagatgatccaggtaattatagatcagtgagccttccttctgttgtaggaaaggttttggaaaggattataagagctaagatttataatcacctagcaagcaacaatttgatttcagatagtcaacatggtttcgtcaagggcaggtcgtgtctcacaaacctcattgagttttttgaggtgaccaagcatgtagttgagagtagggcagttgatgtggtatacatggacttcagtaaagccttttataaggttccacatggtaggcttatggagaaaatgcagaagcatgggattgagggtggtttagcagtttggagtagaaactggctttctgaaagaaggcagcaagtggtggttgatggaaaagaTTCAGCCTGGAGTCCTGATACTCGTGatttgccacaaggatctgttttgggaccactgctgtttttcatttttataaattacttagacacaggcataggtggatggattagtaaatttaccgatgacactaaagttggtggagtaatggacagtttggaagaatgttacaggttgcagggggacttggataaactgcacaattgggctgagaggtggcaaatggagttcaatgcaactaactgtgagatgatgcactttggcaagaataacaggaaggcagagtactgggtcaatggaaagatttttggtagtgtgggtgtgcagaggaatcttggagtccatgtacatagatccctgaaagttgccgcccaggtTGATTTTTACCTAGTTTTACccaggttaagaaggcatacgatgtgttaggtttcattggtagagggattgagttctggagcagcAATATCGtgctgtaactatacaaaacactagtgtggctgcacttggaatattgtgtactgttctggtcgctATATTTCggaaaggatgtgaaagcattggaaaaggtgcagaggagatttaccaggatgttgcctggtctggagggaaggtcttatgaggaaacgctaagagactgttaggtctgttctcattggaaagaaggcggctaagaggggatttgatagagacatacgagatgatcagaggattagatagggtagacagtgaaaatgtttttcctacGATGataacgtcagcttgtacgaagggaattaactacaaattgagggatgatagatttaagacagatgtcagaggcaggttctttactcagaatggtAAGGGCTtgaaatgccctacctgccaatgtcgTTAACGCAGccatattagggagatttaaacaatccttgaagaagcacatggatgatgatgggatagtgtagggggacaagctgagagtagttcacaggtcggcgtaacatcgagggccgatgggcctgttctgcgctgtattgttctatgttctatgattggagttgttaactTGGGCCAGTCAATGACCTCAGTCAATGAGGGCTATCTGGCTCCAATCACTACCCAACCCACCCCCCTCCAAAcctgggtttggggtggggtaGTGGTTCCTACAATGTTTTCATCCCAGGTCCCTTTCCGCTGATTCAGACTCAGACATGGGCTGCGTGTACCAAACCATAGACAGTCTCTTGTGTCCAGAGCATCTCAGGAGAGTTTCTTCTCCATCCTCCTCTTGTGGTAACAGTATTAAGGCTGCATCCATCTCTGATGGAGGTTTCCGTGACACTAGATGGAGGGAGAGAACCTACAGTTTGACGGGCTTTCTAGTTGTTCTGAGGAACCAAATGTGTTTTGCTCCTGCCATATTTGAGAtaacagctttcaggtgatccatTTGTTTGTTCAGGACTATATCATCACCTGAATTTTGTAAGCCATGGGACCTAACCTTGCCTCGTACCTACAAGGGGCCATTTCCATGGTTCTGGCACTAAACATCATTCCCTGAATCAAACTTTCTCTCTCACAAAGGAAGCGTGTGGCCAGCCTTGGATTCCAGCTGCCATTTCACCCTTCCCTCTCAGGTCTGGAAATCtcaggtttaacctggtgtggagtcttctccccatcagcaactTATTGCATGCTGGATAGTCCTACATCAAACAGGAACTAGCACAGCTGGTTATCAAGTGATATACTGTAGGCTGCTTCTTTAAGCCTACCTTCAacatttggactgctctttctgctagACTATTAGACGAATGGATTGAATGGAGCTGGCCTTTT contains the following coding sequences:
- the cep20 gene encoding lisH domain-containing protein FOPNL isoform X4 — protein: MATVSELKGVLKETLAKRGVLGQLKARIRAEVFSALDDQSEPRPPLSHENLLINELIREYLEFNKYKYTASVLTAEAGQPEIPLDRQFLVNELNVIEDSSTKTV